The following are encoded together in the Pseudodesulfovibrio indicus genome:
- a CDS encoding DUF2318 domain-containing protein: MNGLKYVGVIVMLFALGFAAEGKAFWGFGGPEKVEAVNGSVTLPVAAVSDGAAHYYSFDANGKDVKFFVLKSSDGVIRAAFDACDVCYLEKKGYSQDGEFMVCNNCGQKFHSSRINEVRGGCNPSPLARTVSGESVVIPAADISAGAGYF, translated from the coding sequence ATGAACGGACTGAAATACGTCGGCGTGATCGTGATGTTGTTCGCCCTGGGTTTTGCTGCCGAGGGCAAGGCGTTTTGGGGTTTCGGCGGGCCTGAGAAGGTCGAGGCGGTGAACGGGAGCGTGACCCTGCCGGTGGCGGCCGTGTCGGACGGCGCGGCGCATTACTATTCCTTTGATGCCAACGGCAAGGACGTGAAATTCTTTGTGCTCAAGAGCAGCGACGGCGTGATCCGCGCGGCCTTCGACGCCTGCGACGTCTGCTATCTGGAGAAAAAGGGGTATTCCCAGGACGGCGAGTTCATGGTCTGCAACAATTGCGGCCAGAAGTTCCACTCCTCGCGCATCAATGAGGTCCGCGGCGGCTGCAATCCTTCGCCCCTGGCCCGCACCGTGAGCGGCGAGAGCGTGGTCATCCCGGCCGCCGACATCAGTGCCGGGGCCGGGTACTTCTAA
- a CDS encoding AI-2E family transporter yields MFESGKPYTLDSVVRMVLGAGFFVGMVWLLGYLSGVLVPFVAALLVAYLLNPLTSRIQRLVRSRGVAVLLTMLLVTLAGAGVILLLVPMMVNEFSHMGQVLSRMVSNTELADKVAAHLPPDLWNWVRETVQSPEVRDLFTAQGALNAVKTVAGNVVPGIRGVAVGAINAATGVFGLFVILLYVIFLLADFGRIKAGWQDYLPDEYRQGVTDFVAEFEKTMGLYFRGQIIVCLLVGVLMSFGFVLIGLPLGLVMGMLIGILNIAPYLGAVGAVPVLLLAGLDSLEAGESVWVGIGLAVAVMAVVQVIQDAVLVPRIQGESLGLSPWLILLSLSVWGRLLGFLGLLIALPMTCLCLSWYRRLLAKRAETREELPPARE; encoded by the coding sequence ATGTTCGAGAGCGGCAAGCCGTATACCCTGGATTCCGTGGTCAGGATGGTCCTGGGAGCAGGGTTTTTCGTGGGCATGGTCTGGCTGCTGGGCTACCTGTCCGGCGTGCTCGTGCCGTTCGTGGCCGCGCTGCTGGTGGCCTACCTGCTCAACCCCCTGACCAGCCGCATCCAGCGGCTGGTGCGCAGCCGGGGCGTGGCCGTGCTCCTGACCATGCTGCTCGTGACCCTGGCCGGCGCCGGGGTAATCCTCCTGCTCGTTCCCATGATGGTCAACGAGTTCTCGCACATGGGCCAGGTCCTGTCGCGGATGGTCTCGAACACCGAGCTGGCGGACAAGGTGGCGGCGCATCTGCCGCCCGACCTCTGGAACTGGGTGCGCGAGACCGTGCAGTCGCCCGAGGTCCGCGACCTGTTCACGGCCCAGGGCGCGCTCAATGCGGTCAAGACCGTGGCGGGCAACGTGGTGCCGGGCATCCGGGGCGTGGCCGTAGGAGCCATCAACGCGGCGACCGGGGTGTTCGGCCTGTTCGTCATCCTGCTCTACGTGATCTTCCTGCTGGCCGATTTCGGGCGCATCAAGGCGGGCTGGCAGGACTACCTGCCCGACGAGTACCGCCAGGGCGTGACCGATTTCGTGGCCGAGTTCGAAAAGACCATGGGGCTGTATTTCCGGGGCCAGATCATCGTCTGCCTGCTGGTGGGGGTGCTCATGTCCTTTGGGTTCGTGCTCATCGGCCTGCCCCTCGGGCTGGTCATGGGCATGCTCATCGGCATCCTGAACATCGCCCCGTACCTGGGCGCGGTGGGCGCGGTGCCGGTTCTGCTCCTGGCCGGGCTGGACTCCCTGGAGGCGGGCGAGTCCGTGTGGGTGGGCATCGGCCTGGCCGTGGCGGTCATGGCCGTGGTCCAGGTCATCCAGGACGCGGTCCTGGTCCCCCGCATCCAGGGCGAGAGCCTGGGCCTCTCCCCGTGGCTGATCCTTCTGTCCCTGTCCGTTTGGGGCAGGCTCCTGGGGTTCCTGGGCCTGCTCATCGCCCTGCCCATGACCTGCCTGTGCCTCTCCTGGTACCGCAGGCTCCTGGCCAAGCGCGCCGAGACGCGGGAGGAACTCCCCCCGGCAAGGGAATAG
- a CDS encoding FmdE family protein, producing the protein MNIGQYTFEEFKQKAKEFHGYPAPGLLIGGYMVEAAKARLPEGTLFEAMVESGKCLPDAVQLLTLCSTGNNWMKVKLLGRYAVSLYDKFTGVGVRVAIDRKKLDKWPEIRGWFMKEKPKAEQDTDKLFAEIEEAGDTICSIRPVTISKKYLGHGHMTTIDVCPVCGEAYPGSDGSICRGCQGEDPYVAMENVACADDAPDGPELRVVPVEQAVGKQVVHDMTGIEPGESKGPIARAGDVLDVGDVCRLQRIGKFNVFDGEALPGDEWVHENDAVKAFAKRMAGPGITYDPNPEEGKINFFAEYPGMLSIDLDALTRFNLSPDVMLATRHDGSVMPEGKGVAGTRAIPLYISRDRFSRALTALGEGPVLSVLPLRTAKVGILVTGTEVFQGLIEDKFIPIVSSKVINLGSEVHMTDIVPDDREAITKAAKAMLEGGCDLVVTTAGMSVDPDDVTRAALVDAGLHGDLYGVPMLPGTMTLVGKLKQADIIGVPACALFYKTTAFDVVLPRILAGQQLSRKDLARLGEGGFCMNCKTCSFPKCPFGK; encoded by the coding sequence ATGAACATCGGTCAGTACACCTTTGAAGAGTTCAAGCAGAAGGCCAAGGAATTTCACGGGTATCCCGCTCCGGGATTGCTCATCGGCGGATACATGGTGGAAGCGGCCAAGGCCCGGTTGCCCGAAGGCACCCTGTTCGAGGCCATGGTCGAGTCCGGCAAGTGTCTGCCCGACGCGGTCCAGCTCCTGACCCTCTGCTCCACGGGCAACAACTGGATGAAGGTCAAGCTGCTGGGCCGGTACGCCGTGTCCCTGTACGACAAGTTCACGGGTGTTGGCGTGCGCGTGGCCATTGATCGGAAGAAGCTCGACAAGTGGCCGGAGATCCGGGGCTGGTTCATGAAGGAGAAGCCCAAGGCGGAACAGGACACCGACAAGCTGTTCGCCGAGATCGAGGAGGCGGGGGACACCATCTGCTCCATCCGGCCCGTGACCATTTCCAAGAAATACCTGGGCCACGGCCACATGACCACCATCGACGTCTGTCCGGTCTGTGGCGAGGCGTATCCCGGCTCGGACGGCTCCATCTGCCGCGGCTGCCAGGGCGAGGACCCCTACGTGGCCATGGAGAACGTGGCCTGCGCCGACGACGCCCCCGACGGGCCGGAACTTCGGGTGGTCCCGGTGGAGCAGGCCGTGGGCAAGCAGGTCGTCCACGACATGACCGGCATCGAGCCGGGCGAATCCAAGGGCCCCATCGCCCGCGCCGGCGACGTCCTGGACGTGGGCGACGTCTGCCGGTTGCAGCGCATCGGCAAGTTCAACGTCTTTGACGGCGAGGCCCTGCCGGGCGACGAGTGGGTGCACGAGAACGACGCGGTCAAGGCGTTCGCCAAGCGCATGGCCGGGCCGGGCATCACCTACGACCCGAACCCGGAAGAGGGCAAGATCAACTTCTTCGCCGAGTATCCCGGCATGCTGTCCATCGACCTGGACGCCCTGACCCGGTTCAACCTGTCCCCGGACGTCATGCTCGCCACCCGCCACGACGGGTCCGTCATGCCCGAGGGCAAGGGCGTGGCCGGCACCCGCGCCATCCCACTGTACATCTCCCGCGACCGGTTCAGCCGCGCCCTGACCGCCCTTGGCGAAGGGCCTGTGCTGTCCGTCCTGCCCCTGCGGACGGCCAAGGTCGGCATCCTGGTCACCGGCACCGAAGTGTTCCAGGGCCTCATCGAGGACAAGTTCATCCCCATCGTCTCGTCCAAGGTCATCAACCTCGGCTCCGAGGTGCACATGACCGACATCGTGCCCGACGACCGCGAGGCCATCACCAAGGCGGCCAAGGCGATGCTCGAAGGCGGCTGCGACCTGGTGGTGACCACCGCCGGCATGTCCGTGGACCCGGACGACGTGACCCGTGCGGCCCTGGTGGACGCCGGGCTGCACGGCGACCTCTACGGCGTGCCCATGCTGCCCGGCACCATGACGCTGGTGGGCAAGCTGAAGCAGGCCGACATCATCGGGGTTCCGGCCTGTGCGTTGTTCTACAAGACCACGGCGTTCGACGTGGTGCTGCCGAGGATCCTGGCCGGACAGCAGTTGAGCCGGAAGGATCTGGCGCGGCTCGGAGAGGGCGGGTTCTGCATGAATTGCAAGACGTGTTCGTTCCCGAAGTGTCCGTTCGGAAAGTAG
- a CDS encoding bactofilin family protein, whose amino-acid sequence MGLFSSKNTKENSELNAFLGVGTEYRGKLEFVGTVRIDGRYEGEITTDGNLILGRKAYIEGVVRVGQLTSCGEIRGDVHVKEKAVFEKTSVLKGSLDTPVLVVEKGAVVEGTINMTRGEGVAANPKVVSANFGGQSKTAAREPEVAKTGSDDTGA is encoded by the coding sequence ATGGGACTGTTTTCCAGCAAGAATACCAAAGAAAATTCCGAGCTGAACGCCTTCCTGGGCGTCGGGACAGAATACCGGGGCAAGCTCGAGTTTGTCGGCACGGTCCGCATCGACGGGCGGTACGAGGGTGAAATCACCACCGACGGCAATCTGATCCTCGGCCGCAAGGCGTATATCGAAGGCGTGGTGCGCGTGGGGCAGTTGACCTCCTGCGGCGAGATCCGCGGCGACGTCCACGTCAAGGAAAAGGCCGTGTTCGAAAAAACGAGCGTCCTCAAGGGAAGCCTTGACACCCCGGTGCTTGTCGTGGAAAAGGGCGCCGTGGTCGAAGGGACCATCAACATGACCAGGGGCGAGGGCGTTGCCGCCAACCCCAAGGTCGTGTCCGCAAATTTCGGCGGCCAATCCAAGACGGCCGCCAGGGAACCCGAGGTCGCCAAGACCGGCTCCGACGACACCGGAGCGTAA
- a CDS encoding ABC transporter permease: protein MNILTIPLRNIRRKWVKTLLLLLVFTLGVTSIVSLNYVSSVVGDSLEKKLTAYGANILIMPQSEKLTVSYGGFAMGDMALGVHDLDETLVAERVAGIELRERIAVVAPKLVAMAKAGDTAVGVVGVRWDREKILKGYWAVNGAFPEAENGVLVGAKAAANLGLVPGSDLTLNDVPVRVAGVLMPTGSDDDSVIFASMDFAQAHFGSPGRVSFVEVAALCAGCPIDEIVAELQKALPGTDIQALQSIVKQRMYSVNFVKDLILTVSLVILFIACCMVGVTMLASVNERIKEIGLMRSLGFARSGVFAIFCFEAVVIGLVAGAAGYAAGYGLSLKVLALLDMAKDATLVFNPGHMALTGLLIVAVSVLSAFFPAWKAASVEPSEALISL from the coding sequence ATGAACATCCTGACCATTCCGCTCAGGAACATCCGCCGGAAATGGGTCAAGACCCTGCTCCTGCTGCTGGTCTTCACCCTGGGCGTGACCTCCATCGTGTCCCTGAACTACGTCTCCAGCGTGGTGGGCGACTCCCTTGAGAAGAAGCTCACCGCCTACGGCGCGAACATCCTGATCATGCCCCAAAGCGAAAAGCTGACCGTGAGCTACGGCGGCTTCGCCATGGGGGACATGGCGCTCGGCGTGCACGACCTGGACGAAACCCTGGTGGCCGAGCGGGTCGCGGGGATCGAGCTTCGGGAGCGCATCGCCGTGGTCGCGCCCAAGCTGGTGGCCATGGCCAAGGCGGGCGACACCGCCGTGGGCGTGGTCGGCGTGCGCTGGGACCGGGAGAAGATCCTCAAGGGCTACTGGGCCGTGAACGGCGCTTTCCCGGAAGCCGAAAACGGCGTGCTGGTCGGGGCCAAGGCCGCCGCCAACCTGGGGCTGGTCCCCGGCTCGGACCTGACCCTGAACGACGTACCCGTGCGCGTGGCGGGCGTGCTCATGCCCACCGGCTCGGACGACGACTCGGTGATCTTCGCGTCCATGGACTTCGCCCAGGCGCACTTCGGTTCGCCGGGCCGGGTCAGCTTCGTGGAGGTCGCGGCCCTGTGCGCGGGCTGCCCCATCGACGAGATCGTGGCCGAGCTGCAAAAGGCGCTGCCCGGCACGGACATCCAGGCGCTGCAGTCCATCGTCAAGCAGCGCATGTACTCGGTGAACTTCGTCAAGGACCTCATCCTGACCGTGTCCCTGGTCATCCTGTTCATCGCCTGCTGCATGGTCGGCGTGACCATGCTCGCCTCGGTCAACGAGCGGATCAAGGAGATCGGCCTGATGCGTTCCCTCGGTTTTGCCAGATCGGGCGTGTTCGCCATCTTCTGCTTCGAGGCCGTGGTCATCGGCCTGGTGGCGGGTGCGGCGGGGTATGCGGCGGGCTACGGCCTGAGCCTCAAGGTCCTGGCCCTGCTCGACATGGCCAAGGACGCGACGCTCGTCTTCAACCCTGGCCACATGGCCCTGACCGGGCTGCTCATCGTGGCCGTGTCCGTGCTGTCCGCGTTCTTCCCGGCCTGGAAGGCCGCGTCCGTGGAACCGTCCGAAGCCCTCATATCCCTGTAG
- a CDS encoding ABC transporter ATP-binding protein: MFEARNITKTFRSEGLESRVLCGADLTVEPGEFVSIVGRSGSGKTTFLNILSTLLAPDGGELLYRGEDVTNFSRARLNELRSRDFAVIFQFHHLLPYLSARENVLLPYMQGVRPVTAEQRKRADACLERVGLSGKGDKLPGHLSGGEQQRVAIARALVKESALLFADEPTGNLDKATGESIMELLGDLKGDGLSIVMVTHDGEYAARADRMVTMVEGRVA; encoded by the coding sequence ATGTTCGAAGCCAGAAACATCACCAAGACCTTCCGGTCCGAAGGGTTGGAGTCCCGCGTCCTGTGCGGGGCCGACCTGACCGTGGAGCCGGGCGAGTTCGTGTCCATCGTGGGCCGTTCCGGGTCCGGCAAGACCACCTTCCTGAACATCCTGTCCACGCTCCTGGCCCCGGACGGGGGCGAGCTGCTCTACCGTGGCGAGGACGTCACCAACTTCTCCCGCGCCCGGCTCAACGAGCTCAGGAGCCGGGACTTCGCCGTGATCTTCCAGTTCCATCACCTGCTGCCGTATCTCTCGGCGCGCGAGAACGTGCTCCTGCCCTACATGCAGGGCGTGCGGCCCGTGACCGCCGAGCAGCGCAAGCGGGCCGACGCCTGCCTGGAGCGGGTGGGGCTGTCCGGCAAGGGCGACAAGCTGCCCGGCCACCTGTCCGGCGGCGAGCAGCAGCGGGTGGCCATCGCCCGCGCCCTGGTCAAGGAGTCCGCGCTGTTGTTCGCGGACGAGCCCACCGGCAACCTGGACAAGGCGACCGGCGAGTCGATCATGGAGTTGCTGGGGGATTTGAAGGGGGATGGGTTGTCCATCGTCATGGTCACGCACGACGGGGAGTACGCCGCGAGGGCGGACAGGATGGTGACCATGGTGGAGGGGAGAGTGGCTTAG
- a CDS encoding D-lyxose/D-mannose family sugar isomerase translates to MKRSEINALIRDAKEFFGSFKFALPPWAFWGPEQWKGKGGSEVVANQLGWDLTDYGAGDFERRGLILFTIRNGNLAAGHPKKYAEKIMIVRENQICPMHFHWSKTEDIINRGGGNLVIELYGSTPSEELGAEPLAVSVDGFTRIVQPGGKVVLTPGESIFLEQGMYHRFYGEPGKGKVLVGEVSSVNDDNTDNRFHQPQARFPEIEEDEPPLHLLCTDYPNYV, encoded by the coding sequence ATGAAACGCAGCGAAATCAACGCACTCATCCGCGACGCCAAGGAGTTCTTCGGTTCCTTCAAATTCGCCCTGCCGCCCTGGGCCTTCTGGGGTCCCGAACAGTGGAAGGGCAAGGGCGGGTCCGAGGTGGTGGCCAACCAGCTCGGCTGGGACCTGACCGATTACGGCGCGGGCGATTTCGAGCGGCGCGGGCTGATCCTGTTCACCATCCGCAACGGCAACCTGGCCGCCGGACATCCCAAGAAATATGCGGAAAAGATCATGATCGTCCGCGAGAACCAGATCTGCCCCATGCATTTCCACTGGTCCAAGACCGAGGACATCATCAACCGGGGCGGCGGCAACCTGGTCATCGAGCTGTACGGCTCCACCCCGTCCGAAGAGCTGGGCGCGGAACCCCTGGCCGTGTCCGTGGACGGCTTCACCCGCATCGTCCAGCCCGGCGGCAAGGTCGTCCTCACCCCGGGCGAATCCATCTTCCTGGAGCAGGGCATGTACCACCGCTTCTACGGCGAACCCGGCAAGGGCAAGGTCCTGGTGGGCGAGGTCTCGTCGGTCAACGACGACAACACCGACAACCGCTTCCACCAACCCCAGGCCCGCTTCCCCGAAATCGAAGAGGACGAGCCGCCCCTGCACCTCCTGTGCACGGACTACCCGAACTACGTGTAG
- a CDS encoding VOC family protein: MTRSPGVHLLPVHALLAAALLAGLLFGCSSKINLPPVTPDAGGLSYTGKFVWYDLHVPDIDGVARFYDAVLDWGMERTDPGSSKVKTIFHKGRLIGSVFELTEAGPAAGWVACASVPDVDGAAARAVKQGGRVVAAPTDKPYRGRMATIRDPQSARMALLHSPVGDPRDEGPGDGLFLGAELWTPDVEAGAKFYAGLLGYQLAAVRLKQGTYVMLLAEGKPRGGLTAPLASLPAALWIPQVAVSDIEGTVQRVEENGGTVLLRPDPASRPNRTAVFADPSGAILGVREFVPPRE, from the coding sequence ATGACACGCTCCCCCGGCGTCCATCTTCTCCCCGTTCATGCGCTCCTGGCGGCCGCGCTCCTGGCGGGTCTCCTCTTCGGCTGCTCTTCGAAGATCAACCTTCCGCCCGTCACCCCTGACGCGGGCGGCCTGTCCTACACCGGCAAGTTCGTCTGGTACGACCTCCATGTCCCGGACATCGACGGCGTGGCCCGGTTTTATGACGCGGTCCTGGACTGGGGGATGGAGCGCACGGACCCGGGTTCCTCCAAGGTCAAGACCATCTTCCACAAGGGGCGGCTCATCGGCAGCGTCTTCGAGCTGACCGAGGCCGGTCCGGCCGCGGGCTGGGTTGCCTGCGCCTCGGTCCCGGACGTGGACGGCGCGGCAGCGCGCGCCGTGAAACAGGGCGGGCGCGTGGTCGCCGCGCCGACGGACAAACCCTATCGTGGCCGCATGGCCACCATCCGCGACCCGCAATCCGCGCGCATGGCGTTGCTCCATTCCCCGGTGGGCGACCCGCGCGACGAGGGGCCGGGAGACGGCCTCTTCCTCGGCGCGGAGCTGTGGACCCCGGACGTGGAAGCTGGCGCAAAATTCTACGCCGGGCTGCTCGGCTATCAGCTCGCCGCCGTCAGGCTGAAGCAGGGGACCTACGTCATGCTCCTGGCCGAGGGCAAGCCGCGCGGCGGCCTCACCGCGCCCCTCGCGTCCCTGCCCGCCGCGCTGTGGATACCCCAGGTGGCCGTGTCGGACATCGAAGGCACGGTGCAACGGGTGGAGGAGAACGGCGGCACCGTGTTGCTTCGGCCCGATCCCGCGTCCCGTCCCAACCGCACCGCCGTGTTCGCCGACCCCTCGGGCGCCATACTGGGCGTGCGCGAGTTCGTCCCGCCTCGGGAATGA
- a CDS encoding GNAT family acetyltransferase translates to MTDNHPAILPFEDRHRDGVTALWRAVFGYPADYNEPGFVIDAKVARDRLFWVAEAGGVESGLVVGTIMAGYDGHRGWIYSLAVHPDQRGRRLGTRLLDRALAELKALGCVKVNLQILESNETVRRFYEANGFTVEPRLSMGRRLD, encoded by the coding sequence ATGACCGATAACCATCCCGCCATTCTGCCCTTCGAGGACCGCCACCGGGACGGCGTGACCGCCCTGTGGCGCGCCGTGTTCGGCTACCCCGCCGACTACAACGAGCCGGGGTTCGTCATCGACGCCAAGGTCGCCCGCGACCGCCTCTTCTGGGTGGCCGAAGCGGGCGGTGTGGAGTCGGGCCTGGTGGTCGGGACAATCATGGCCGGGTACGACGGCCACCGGGGCTGGATATACTCCCTGGCCGTGCACCCGGACCAGCGGGGCCGGAGGCTGGGAACCCGGCTGCTGGACCGCGCCCTGGCCGAGCTCAAGGCCCTGGGCTGCGTCAAGGTCAACCTCCAGATCCTGGAGTCCAACGAGACCGTGCGCCGTTTCTACGAGGCCAACGGCTTTACCGTGGAGCCGCGCCTCTCCATGGGCAGGCGGCTGGACTAG
- the serB gene encoding phosphoserine phosphatase SerB, translating into MEKIILVHVTGGDRPGLTSELSGVLAGYDVDVLDIGQVVIHNFLTLGILIRLPANSQPVLKDLLFKAHELGVTMRLHPLAEENYTSWVGEAHKPRFIITLLARSVSSGQIAAITKVVSDCGLNIETIHRLSGRVPLDCNDYECSRGCVEFTVRGTPTDVAEIRSRFLQISSELMVDIAFQEDNIFRRNRRLVAFDMDSTLIQAEVIDELAKEAGVGDQVAAITEAAMRGELDFKQSLRKRLSLLEGLDESVLKKVAARLPMSEGAEKLISNLKNVGYKIAILSGGFTYFGDILKRKYGIDYVYANELEIRDGKLTGKALGDIVDAEKKAELLQSIADQESISLQQVIAVGDGANDLPMLNLAGLGIAFHAKPKVKEGARQSISTLGLDAILFLLGMRAREVL; encoded by the coding sequence ATGGAAAAGATCATACTGGTACACGTGACCGGCGGCGACCGCCCCGGCCTGACTTCCGAACTCTCTGGCGTGCTCGCGGGCTACGACGTGGACGTCCTCGACATCGGCCAGGTGGTCATCCACAACTTCCTGACGCTCGGCATCCTCATCCGCCTTCCGGCCAACTCCCAGCCCGTGCTCAAGGACCTGCTCTTCAAGGCCCACGAGCTGGGCGTGACCATGCGGCTGCATCCCCTGGCCGAGGAGAACTACACCTCCTGGGTGGGCGAGGCGCACAAGCCCCGGTTCATCATCACGCTGCTGGCCCGTTCGGTCTCCTCGGGCCAGATCGCGGCCATCACCAAGGTCGTCTCGGACTGCGGGCTGAACATCGAGACCATCCACCGGCTGTCCGGGCGCGTGCCGCTCGACTGCAACGACTACGAGTGCTCGCGCGGCTGCGTGGAGTTCACCGTGCGCGGCACCCCCACGGACGTGGCCGAGATCCGCTCCCGCTTCCTCCAGATCTCCTCGGAGCTGATGGTCGACATCGCCTTCCAGGAGGACAACATCTTCCGCCGCAACCGCAGGCTGGTGGCCTTCGACATGGACTCCACCCTGATCCAGGCCGAGGTCATCGACGAGCTGGCCAAGGAGGCGGGCGTGGGCGACCAGGTGGCGGCCATCACCGAGGCGGCCATGCGCGGCGAGCTGGACTTCAAGCAGTCCCTGCGCAAGCGCCTCTCCCTGCTCGAAGGGCTGGACGAGTCAGTGCTCAAGAAGGTGGCCGCCCGGCTGCCCATGTCCGAGGGCGCGGAAAAGCTCATCTCCAACCTCAAGAACGTGGGCTACAAGATCGCCATCCTGTCCGGCGGGTTCACCTATTTCGGCGACATCCTGAAGCGCAAGTACGGCATCGACTACGTCTACGCCAACGAGCTGGAGATCAGGGACGGCAAGCTCACGGGCAAGGCCCTGGGCGACATCGTGGACGCCGAGAAGAAGGCCGAGCTGCTCCAGTCCATCGCGGACCAGGAGTCCATCTCGTTGCAGCAGGTCATCGCCGTGGGCGACGGGGCCAACGACCTGCCCATGCTCAACCTTGCGGGGCTGGGCATCGCCTTCCACGCCAAACCCAAGGTCAAGGAGGGCGCGCGGCAGTCCATCTCCACCCTGGGGCTGGACGCCATCCTCTTCCTGCTGGGCATGCGCGCCCGCGAAGTGCTCTAG
- a CDS encoding sensor histidine kinase: protein MNDFDREQPAGGTAETDPLIGLSGEERLAYAVHRVEAKLLDYDGYDFSRRQILALNIFFELAQELRGREMFYAICMAIPRALFGLESTLYILEDEETFSLAACSTGRCDLASTRPWGEEMNQRLTVQGEELYIPIPGNPEYADMLAFVPPHNILGSFVIRPCADMPGHARLFLEKYVNRVGYQLHHRIIRARNREHIAFIKSMVQDIGHNVIVPNMYFKLYFNRLKRKIEELHLTTGRVLEMLRQCEGEDYVREGNRLAEIAGGIEAQYQEIYSHYESTSMFLETLLRRRHFEEGRYVLDKRDVNLRTTVIDPALERFRLRFEERGIEVEVDGEGDEEQVIRVILDRGLISQVLENLLSNALKYTEKVVRDGRKGRFVFCGWKILNDYFGPGKPGIRIWVTSSGNPLDLDDPMEVFKPGFRATNVARESGTGRGLYFVRQVVELHGGKVGYSHAANGNEFYLVLPYEHA, encoded by the coding sequence ATGAACGATTTCGACAGGGAACAGCCCGCGGGGGGAACCGCAGAAACCGACCCGCTCATCGGCCTTTCCGGCGAGGAGCGACTCGCCTACGCGGTTCACCGGGTCGAGGCCAAGCTCCTCGACTACGACGGGTACGACTTCTCCCGACGCCAGATCCTGGCCCTGAACATCTTCTTTGAGCTGGCCCAGGAGCTGCGCGGGCGCGAAATGTTCTACGCCATCTGCATGGCCATTCCCCGCGCGCTGTTCGGGCTGGAGTCCACCCTGTACATCCTGGAGGACGAGGAGACCTTCTCCCTGGCCGCCTGCTCCACCGGCAGGTGCGACCTGGCGTCGACCCGGCCCTGGGGCGAGGAGATGAACCAGCGGCTCACCGTCCAGGGCGAGGAGCTGTACATCCCCATCCCCGGCAACCCGGAATACGCGGACATGCTTGCCTTTGTGCCGCCCCACAACATCCTGGGCAGCTTCGTCATACGCCCCTGCGCCGACATGCCCGGCCACGCCCGCCTGTTTCTCGAGAAATACGTCAACCGCGTGGGCTACCAGCTCCATCACAGGATCATCCGCGCCCGCAACCGCGAGCACATCGCGTTCATCAAGTCCATGGTCCAGGACATCGGCCACAACGTCATCGTGCCCAACATGTACTTCAAGCTCTATTTCAACCGGCTCAAGCGCAAGATCGAGGAGCTGCACCTGACCACCGGCCGGGTGCTGGAGATGTTGCGCCAATGCGAGGGGGAGGATTACGTGCGCGAGGGCAACCGGCTGGCCGAGATCGCCGGGGGCATCGAGGCCCAGTACCAGGAGATATACAGCCACTACGAGTCCACCTCCATGTTCCTGGAGACCCTGCTTCGGCGGCGGCACTTCGAGGAGGGGCGGTACGTGCTGGACAAGCGCGACGTGAATCTGCGCACCACGGTCATCGACCCGGCGCTGGAACGGTTCCGGCTGCGCTTCGAGGAGCGCGGGATCGAGGTCGAGGTGGACGGGGAAGGCGACGAGGAGCAGGTCATCCGGGTCATCCTGGACCGGGGCCTGATCTCCCAGGTGCTGGAGAACCTGCTGTCCAACGCCCTGAAATACACCGAGAAGGTGGTCCGCGACGGGCGAAAGGGGCGGTTCGTGTTCTGCGGCTGGAAAATCCTGAACGACTACTTCGGACCCGGCAAGCCGGGCATCCGCATCTGGGTCACCTCATCGGGCAACCCGCTGGACCTCGACGACCCCATGGAGGTCTTCAAGCCCGGCTTCCGCGCGACCAACGTGGCCCGCGAGTCCGGCACCGGCCGCGGCCTCTACTTCGTCCGCCAGGTGGTGGAGCTGCACGGAGGCAAGGTCGGCTACTCCCACGCCGCCAACGGCAACGAATTCTACCTCGTGCTCCCCTACGAACACGCCTGA